The following proteins are encoded in a genomic region of Pseudoxanthomonas suwonensis 11-1:
- a CDS encoding L,D-transpeptidase family protein, whose amino-acid sequence MTQSRSPRPRLHPLLRLLAVAALLLAGATVLAALPSSTPGPNQLVVVTTADWDATTGTLRYYERAAPDQPWRERGEFAVSIGRNGAAWGEGLHAAADQGEGPLKREGDGRSPAGMFTLDTAFGYRAAGQVDTAMPYRQMDASHWCMDVPDSPHYNRIVDAREVGAAAVAGSTEPMRLDLHANGDPRYRLGLVIGHNPGNTPGTGSCIFAHLWRQPGETTAGCTAMAEDDMRRLLAWLDPAAQPRFVLLPRAAYARLAPRWQLPEAGSAR is encoded by the coding sequence CCTGCTGGCCGTGGCCGCGCTGCTGCTGGCCGGCGCCACCGTGCTGGCGGCGCTGCCGTCCTCGACACCCGGTCCCAACCAGCTGGTGGTGGTGACCACCGCCGACTGGGACGCCACCACCGGCACCCTGCGCTACTACGAGCGCGCCGCACCGGATCAACCATGGCGCGAGCGCGGGGAATTCGCGGTAAGCATCGGCCGCAACGGCGCAGCCTGGGGCGAAGGCCTGCACGCGGCCGCGGACCAGGGCGAGGGTCCGCTCAAGCGCGAGGGCGACGGCCGCAGCCCCGCCGGCATGTTCACCCTCGACACCGCCTTCGGTTACCGGGCCGCCGGCCAGGTCGACACCGCCATGCCCTACCGGCAGATGGATGCCAGCCACTGGTGCATGGATGTGCCGGATTCGCCGCATTACAACCGCATCGTCGATGCCCGCGAGGTCGGCGCAGCCGCGGTGGCCGGCTCGACCGAGCCGATGCGCCTGGACCTGCACGCCAATGGCGACCCGCGCTACCGCCTGGGCCTGGTGATCGGCCACAACCCGGGCAATACGCCCGGCACCGGCAGCTGCATCTTCGCCCACCTGTGGCGCCAGCCCGGCGAGACCACCGCCGGCTGCACCGCCATGGCCGAGGACGACATGCGCCGCCTGCTGGCCTGGCTGGATCCTGCGGCGCAGCCGCGCTTCGTGCTGCTGCCGCGCGCCGCATACGCGCGCCTGGCGCCACGCTGGCAGCTGCCCGAAGCGGGATCGGCCCGATGA
- a CDS encoding dicarboxylate/amino acid:cation symporter, with translation MKLPGATARVLLALAAGAIVGLALAQASAAGAATAAAIAQPIGKLWLSALQMTVVPLVLALVILGVANAANAAASGRVARRAMFVFVVLLSLFSGYAALAAPAVLAWVTPDAQLAATLQGSAAGIEAGAAPSLAQWVANVIPSNAIMAAAQGAMLPLVVFALFFGFALTRIAAERRAQVIGLCQGIADTMIVIVHWVLLAAPLGVFALMLAVCAQAGLGVVGALAGYIGLQCGLYIGAIAICYVLVALFAGRSPLAFAKATLPAQVVAASTQSSLATLPAMLESARERMGITRAVAGLVLPMAVTLFRITSPIQYVVAACFVAWAYGIELSALQLAAGAALAVVISLGSVGLPGQVSFMATVLPVTQSMGLPVEPLGLLLAVDTIPDVFATTGNVTGDLAATTIVARHSPDAIDAADTDASEG, from the coding sequence ATGAAGCTTCCCGGCGCAACCGCGCGCGTCCTGCTGGCGCTGGCTGCCGGCGCCATCGTCGGCCTGGCCCTGGCCCAGGCCAGCGCCGCTGGTGCGGCAACCGCGGCGGCCATCGCCCAGCCGATCGGCAAGCTCTGGCTGAGCGCGTTGCAGATGACCGTGGTGCCGCTGGTGCTGGCCCTGGTGATCCTGGGCGTGGCCAACGCCGCCAATGCCGCCGCCTCCGGCCGGGTGGCGCGGCGGGCGATGTTCGTGTTCGTGGTCCTGCTGTCGCTGTTCTCCGGCTATGCCGCCCTGGCCGCGCCGGCGGTGCTGGCCTGGGTGACACCGGATGCGCAGCTGGCCGCGACCCTGCAGGGCAGCGCCGCCGGGATCGAGGCCGGCGCTGCGCCTTCGCTGGCGCAGTGGGTCGCGAACGTCATTCCCTCCAACGCGATCATGGCCGCGGCCCAGGGCGCGATGCTGCCGCTGGTGGTGTTCGCCCTGTTCTTCGGCTTCGCCCTCACCCGCATCGCCGCCGAGCGCCGCGCCCAGGTCATCGGCCTGTGCCAGGGCATCGCCGACACCATGATCGTGATCGTGCACTGGGTGCTGCTGGCCGCGCCGCTGGGCGTGTTCGCGCTGATGCTGGCGGTGTGCGCGCAGGCGGGCCTGGGCGTGGTCGGGGCGCTGGCCGGCTACATCGGCCTGCAGTGCGGGCTCTACATCGGCGCAATCGCGATCTGCTACGTGCTGGTGGCGCTGTTCGCCGGGCGCTCGCCGCTGGCCTTCGCCAAGGCCACCCTGCCGGCCCAGGTGGTGGCGGCCAGCACCCAGTCCTCGCTGGCCACCCTGCCGGCGATGCTGGAGAGCGCACGCGAGCGCATGGGCATCACGCGCGCGGTGGCAGGCCTGGTCCTGCCAATGGCGGTGACCCTGTTCCGCATCACCAGCCCGATCCAGTACGTGGTCGCCGCCTGCTTCGTGGCCTGGGCCTACGGCATCGAGCTGAGCGCCCTGCAGCTGGCTGCCGGCGCGGCGCTGGCGGTGGTGATCAGCCTGGGCTCGGTCGGCCTGCCCGGCCAGGTCAGCTTCATGGCCACGGTGCTGCCGGTGACCCAGTCCATGGGCCTGCCGGTCGAACCGCTGGGCCTGCTGCTGGCGGTGGACACCATCCCGGACGTGTTCGCGACCACCGGGAATGTCACCGGCGACCTGGCCGCGACCACCATCGTCGCCCGGCACAGTCCCGACGCCATCGACGCCGCGGATACGGACGCAAGCGAGGGCTGA